The Mus musculus strain C57BL/6J chromosome 16, GRCm38.p6 C57BL/6J DNA window TTACAGCTAGAGGCCTGCACCCTCTCTCCCACTTTTGCTGTGCCTGAGCCGGCCCAGCCTCATTCTTCCAGGCTTTAATCAGCCTTGGTGACTAAGCCCCAGATCCCAGATAGCACAGGAGCTGGGGTGAGGCGGGAGCTCACTGCCCAGCTCAGCAGGAAGCTGCCTCCTGCCCACCCTCCTAGGGGCTAACAGCAGATGTCCAGTCTCCCGGAGGGTCTGCAGAAGAGTGTGCCAGCAGGTAGACACCTGGCATGGGTTGTCAGTTATCCGGGACCAGCTTTGTCCTTGTAAGGTACTGGAGCCCTCCGAGGCAGAGGCTTCCCAGGGGCTTTCTCCTTGATAGGCACATCTGGTGTAGAGACTAGGATCTACTCTATGTAGATAGACCCAGGACTCTGGGAGCCTCGTGACTCAGTCTGCCACTCAGCTTCCTCTCAGATATGTCTTAGTCTTTGTATCTTTGTATTATCCCCTGGACAAtcaggaggggtgtgtgtgtgtgtgtgtgtgtgtgtgtgtgtgtgtgtgtgtgtgcgcgtgtgcgtgcgtgtgtgtgtgtgtgtgctggggtggcctggtcctgtgtgtgtgtgtgtgtgtgtgtgtgtgtgtgcgtgcgtgtgcgtgtgtgtgcgtgtgtgtgtgctggggtggcctggtcctgtgtgtgtgtgtgtgtgtgtgtgcgcgtgtgctgGGGTGGCCTGGTCCTACATATCTGCCAAAGGCCTCCCTCTCTGCTTCACCTCCTGACCTGGTTCTCCCCAACAGACTGTACCTGGGAAACCCCATGGACCCTCCTGACCTGCTGAGTGTGGAACTGAGCACCTCCCGACCCACCCAGCACCTAGGACGGGTGAAAAGTAAGATCTCTTCCTTCCTAGGTGTTCCCCATTCACTGGCCACCCTGAGCCTGCTGTTGTACTCTGGGGACAGTCGGGTCAGGGCAGCAGGTGGGACAGCTGGATCCCTGGCTCCGGCTGGGCGTGGGGCGCGAGCAGAGAGGCAGCTGTATCCGCCGCCGAGGAGGGGATCCTTGGGCTGGCCCTGCCCTGCCTCTGCAGCcccagcttcctcttcctccctccctcctcaccaggCTCTTCAGATCCTGGCTTTCCTTACTGCCCCCAGTCACGCTGTACCCCCTCTTCGGGTTCCGTCTCAGCCGggagccccaccccctcccagaTCCCGTGCCTGTCATTCTGGAACACAGTTGTTCCGTCCGCCTCCCCATTCCTCCCATCTTCCGTTGGGTCGCGCATTTTCTCACTcctgttcatctctctctctccctccctctctccctttctctctctttccctctttctctccatctctgtctctctcttcccctcttcttttcttttgatctCCTGCTCGCTCCATCTCTCACCTTttacctccttccctccctcccttcctccctcctttctctatcTAAACCCTTCCCTCTGTCTGGCTCTGATCTCCCCACCTCACCTCTGCCTTGCTTGGCCATCCTTCTTTTCTGCCTCCCCTGTCCGCATGGCCTTTCTTACAGGGGAGCCTCCACCTCGCCCACCTCAGCCTGCCATCTTCACTCAGAGTAAGTGGGGCTGTTCAGGATGCCTtggcccctgcccccaccccctctctcttctctctcctctcctggaAGGTACAGAGCCCTGGCGGGAGGCTGTGTGCAAGGGGAAGCGGGTGTGTGCTGTGAGCTCTAGCTGCTGGACTGGCCCGGCATGCCTTCCTCCCTCATCTTTGCCCTCAAAGCCTGGCTTCCTCCTGCTCTGCTGTCCCTTGGCCAGCCTcacactgcagaggcagagggcgAGGTTTGGGATGCGGTGGTAGCTGTGGTAGCCATCGGGAGCTCAGTCCTCTGAGGAAGGCTCCCGTTGGCCCGTTTCTGCTGTAAATGTGTGCTGCAGTACGGGTGGGGATGTAAATGTGTGCTGCAGTacgggtggggagagagagattaCTCACCGGGGCAAAGAGCAGGACTCTTGTGTTAGCAACGAACTCAGAGACGGGTATACATGGCGTGTTGCCTGCTCTAGCTTAGACAGAACTGCGGGTCTTTCCAGCCCACACTGAGGCCTGAAGTTCTGCAGAGAAGGTTCTGTCCTGTTTGAGTAAGGTCAGGTGTGCTCTGGGCAGCAGGGCTACCTGGAGGGGCCTTGCATGGCAcggttggggtggggggcactTGGCTAGGGGAGTTGACAGTAGTTGGGGAGACACTTGGCTTTCTTTCTCCACACTTTtacctcccctcttccccattCATATCTGACACCATCTCCCTGTTGGGGTCCCCCTTTTTATCACAGAGCCAACATACGACCCTGTGAGTGAGGACCCAGACCCCCTGTCCAGCGACTTCAAGAGGCTTGGCCTGAGGAAGCCAGCCCTGCCTCGAGGGCTGTGGCTGGCAAAGCCCTCAGCCCGAGTGCCAGGCACCAAGGCAGACCGCAGCAGTGGGGGTGAGGTCACACTCATCGACTTCGGTGAGGAGCCTGTGGTCCCAACCCCTCGGCCCTGTGCACCCTCCTTGGCACAGTTGGCCATGGATGCCTGCTCCTTGCTGGACAAGACACCACCACAGAGCCCCACACGGGCACTGCCACGACCTTTACACCCCACCCCTGTGGTAGACTGGGACGCGCGTCCGCTGCCCCCGCCCCCTGCCTATGACGACGTGGCCCAGGATGAGGATGACTTTGAGGTCTGCTCCATCAACAGCACGCTAGTAGGTGCAGGCCTCCCTGCTGGGCCTAGCCAAGGCGAGACCAATTACGCCTTTGTACCTGAGCAGGCGCAGATGCCCCCTGCCCTGGAGGATAACCTGTTCCTTCCACCCCAGGGCGGAGGCAAGCCGCCCAGCTCAGTGCAGACTGCAGAGATTTTCCAGGCACTGCAGCAGGAGTGTATGCGGCAGCTACAGGTCCCCACTGGCCAGCTGACCCCCTCCCCGACCCCAGGAGGTGATGACAAGCCCCAGGTGCCACCCCGGGTACCTATTCCCCCTCGGCCCACGCGTCCACGTGTGGAGCTATCTCCAGCTCCCTCGGGTGAGGAAGAGACAAGCCGGTGGCCTGGACCTGCCTCGCCCCCCCGAGTGCCTCCCCGGGAACCTCTGTCTCCTCAAGGTTCAAGGACCCCAAGCCCCCTAGTGCCACCTGGCAGCTCTCCACTACCGCATCGGCTCTCTAGCTCACCTGGAAAGACCATGCCCACCACTCAAAGCTTTGCCTCAGACCCTAAGTATGCCACTCCACAAGTGATCCAGGCTCCTGGCCCACGGGCAGGCCCCTGCATCCTGCCCATTGTCCGCGATGGCAGGAAGGTCAGCAGCACTCATTACTACCTGCTGCCTGAGCGCCCTCCTTACCTGGAACGCTATCAGCGCTTCCTGCGGGAGGCCCAGAGCCCGGAAGAGCCGGCCGCCCTGCCTGTGCCCCCGCTGTTGCCCCCGCCCAGTACTCCAGCCCCTGCTGCCCCCACTGCCACCGTCAGACCTATGCCTCAGGCCGCCCCAGACCCAAAGGCCAACTTCTCCACCAATAACAGCAACCCAGGGGCACGGCCACCATCCCTGAGGGCCACGGCTCGGCTGCCACAGAGGGGCTGCCCAGGGGACGGGCAAGAGGCTGCTCGGCCAGCAGACAAGGTCCAGATGGTGAGTGCCAGGCCCTCTTCAGGGTGCAGGGCAGGGGTCTGAGGGACCCAGAGGAATGGGCCCGAGTGGTGCTGATGGGTGGGTGTGCCCAGCTGCAGGCCATGGTGCATGGGGTGACCACAGAGGAGTGCCAGGCGGCCCTGCAGAGCCACAGCTGGAGTGTTCAGAGGGCTGCCCAGTATCTGAAGGTACCATCACTTCCTGCCTGCCCTGGCATTCAGGGGCCCTCAAAGCTGGTTCTGCTCTACCTGACCCTACCCTCTGGCTCTGAGTCCCGTGCCCCATTCTGTTCTGGTACCCTTGGCGCCAGTGTGTCTCATGGCAACATCACCTCTGCCCCTCAGGTGGAGCAGCTCTTTGGGCTGGGTCTTCGGCCACGGGTGGAGTGCCACAAGGTCCTAGAGATGTTCGACTGGAACCTAGAGCAAGCCGGCTGTCACCTTCTGGGCTCCTGTGGCCCTGCTCATCACAAGTGAGTGAGACTGtgccccacctctgtctcccaagaagTCTGCTACTACTATGGGAAAGCCTACTTACCTCTGAAAGGCCACATGTCCCCAGGGAGTCCTCAGCTGGTAGAGAGGGCAGGTACAGGGCCCCAGAGGCAGGCCGTTTGTCTGGGAAAGAACCCTCCTATAGACGCTTGGGCTTTCTCATGAGTTGATGAATGAGAGAGGCAACCGGAGCCCTTGGGTGAAGGAGGCTGGCATCTCTGGCTCCTCTCCAGCTGCCCAGGTGCTTCACAGAGCAGCATTTTAGTCCTGATTTCCTAagcctatatatacacatacatagacggaattttttttttaacctctattATATTTAAAGTGACAGTTGGTGCTGGGGAGAAGAATGGTGGCTCAGCCAATGGGATACAAGCATGAGAGCCTGATTTCGAATCCCCACAACCCATGTAAAAGCCGGATGCATAGCTTGAGCCTTTGTAATCCCACTGCTCTTACGGGAGAGACTGGAGACAGACAGGTTTAAGGGCAGCTAGCCTGGCGTAcagtagcagaaaaacaacagacCTGGTCTCAAGAAAGTTCCctctgagccaggcgtggtggctcatgcctttaatcccagcactcgggaggcagaggcaggcagatttctgagttcgaggccagcctggtctacaaagtgagttccaggacagccagggctacacagagaaaccctgtctcgaaaaaccaaaaaaaaaaaaaaagtttcctctgatctctgcatacttctgtggcacatgcatgcctgtgttcAAACACAAATGCTCActctcacccccccacacacacacctttctttatatataatactTTTGAAAGAAGAAACATCCAAAGAAAATCTTATTACATTTTTACTAAAagtttatgtatgtgcacacttACAAAATAAAGCATACAGATTAATATTAATTGAAACATTTATCAAACCCAGAAGTGGTGAGGCAGGCAGGGTTGAGGTCAGGATCCTCTCAGGAAGCAAGCGTGgcccttggggggtgggggtgggggtccgcCAGCCTGTGCTGCAAGCTTGGGCACTAGTCAGAAGCAAACATAGTGTGGCCCTCAGCAAGCAGCGACACCCTTTACTAAGCTGTAGTGCCCTCTGCTGGTGGTTGTCCCTAATTTATATCCTGAGAAACTTCCTGACCTTAGATACTCCAGCACACAATAGTCATAGTTTATCAAAAAAGATACTTTAGAAAGTTCTGGAATTACCGcctaaaactatttttttaatactttgcGTGATGTCTAAAGGCAGTAACTCCCTCTGGTGACCTTGGATTTCTGGTTAGCTGTTTAACTAGCTCCCGTTCTCTTGTTGATGGATGAGCTTTTGGGTTATTTCCTGTCTTTCAGACGCTGATGGTTGACTGGAGAGCAGTGGTCTGCCCTAAAAGAACCTCTTGAACCTGTCTGTGGGACAAGGGTGGGGGAGCTGCCCTGCCTCAGGCCCGAAGGACCCACAACTGCCTGCGGCTCCCAGGGGACAGTGAGACCCAGGCAGCAGGAGGCTGGGAGCCTCACCTTGCCCACCTCGCTCACCCACCCAGCGCTGTTCTGCACACCTTGGTTCAGCCCTCAGTGCCCCAAGAGGTGGGACGTTCCCAGCCTTGTGAAGGCAAGACAGGAAGCTGCCTGGCAGGCTCTGTgtggcctgcctctggctccagatCAAGGCTGGGCTGGTGGCTAGAGTGTGCCCCAGGCTTTCCTCTGGGGGATTAGACTGACAGGAAGCCAGGCTTGACATGGACAAGAAGGATGTGTTGGCCACACAGCAGGGCGAGCCAGCAACCAACAGGCCCTCCTCAGGGCTAGGCCCCTTCCCAGGGAACCCCTGTAGGAGTGTGGAGTGTTGGACAGAATGTGACCTGTAGCTTCACTGTGAACTTGTGGGCTTGGCTGGTCTTAGGAACTTGTACCTATAAACAGCCTGAAGTGGCTCAGAAACAGAAAAGGTGCCAGGATCTTCTCTGGCAGGGACCAGGGCCCAAGGCCCCGGATGTGGAAGGAGACCCCAGTGGCACCAGTACTTTCCTGTTTGACCTGTTCCTCCCCTGTTGCTATCTGATGTGTTCCCATCAGCCTCTGTTGCCAAAGTCGTGGCCCCAGCTATGGATATCTGCTTCTTCCAGAGAAATAAagcttgtttctattttatgttacTCTCGCGTGCCCGCCTGTTTCTTGGGTTGTGCCCTCCAATCTCAACAGAGTGCTGCTGTCCAGAGAAAGCTGTTTATCACCACCTATAGGCAGAGGAAAGAAGTGCAGACCCAAAACATCCTATGCCTGTACCCTTACAGAGCTGTCCTAACTTGCTTCATGGTCTGGAACTGTCACAGTCTCTGCGGGCTTCTGTAGTGCAGGACACATTTCAGGAGACAGTCTAGTAGCTCAGTCAGTTGGAGCTGGACCAGAAGCAGACGTCACCCAGGGCTTCAGTAGGTACAGccatttgtattttgtttctctGAATAATGTATTTAAGTGATTCTGAATTCAGAAGGTACAGAGAGTACACAGCAGGGCGTCCACCTCAGCTGCCCACTTCCCTCATCCTCTCTGCCCTTATCAAAGGTTCCTGTgcgttcccccccccctttttttaattaggtattttcttcatttacatttctaatgctatcccaaaagtcccccatacctttcccccactcccctatccacccactcccacttcttggccctggcgttcccctgtactgaggcatataaagtttgcacgaccaaggggcctctcttcccaatgatggccgactaggccatcttctgctacatatgcagctagagacacaagctccgggggtactggttagttcatattattgttccacttatagggttgcagacccctttagctccttgggtactttctctagctcctccattgagggccctgtggtccatccaatagctgactgtgagtatccacttctgtgtttgccaggcacttgcctcacaagagacagctatatcagggtcctttcagcaaactcttgctggtgtatgcaatggtgttagcatttggaggctgattatgggatggatccccgggtatggcagtctctagatggtccatcctttcgtctcagctccaaactttgtctctgtatgggTGTCTTtgtcttccatgggtgttttgttcccaattctaagaaggggcaaagtgtccacactttggtcttagttcttgagtttcatgtgttttgcaaattgtatcttatatcttgggtattctaagtttctgggctaatccccttatcagtgagtgcatatcatgtgagttcttttgtgattaggttacctcactcaggatgatgccctccaggtccatccatttgcctaggaatttcataaattcattctttttaatagctgagtagtactccattgtgtaaatgtaccacattttctgtatccattcctctgttgagggacatctgggttctttccagcttctggctattataaataaggctgctatgaacatagtggagcatgtgtctttctgttCTCCTTTTTTTAAACAGATAATTTTTGGAAACTTCCTTAGaattttggttggtttggttcttGGCCATCCTTAGCAGTTACAGCCACTGTGGCAGTAATCTGGGTGTGTGCAATGTTCTCACTGGCGAGACTGGATGAGGCGTTGTGGGTAGTGAGCTCCAGGGCCGTGATGGAGACTGTGAGATTGTTCAGTGGTTCCACCAGCAGTGAGAGTTGTGGCCGCGTCGTAAGCAGCTCCCTGGCCCTACCCAGACTGCCTGGTGGCAGATCGTGGTGGGAGTTTTCCGTTTGCATGCCTCTCCAGAGTAAGTAGACTTCTCAAAAAGTAAgttgtgggactggagagatggcccaggggttaGAAGTATTTACTGCTCTTGAGGCCAcctacgtggcagctcacaaccagctgtaattccatttgcaggggatctgatgcctgaCCACTGtgatcaccacacacacatgcagtgcatATACTTATGTGTAAGCaaaatagacacacaaacacattttttaaagtaatttgagCTAGACGAGATGTTGCAGTGGGAACAGTGCTCTGCACAGGCATGGAACCTGGATTCGAACCCTCAGCACCactgtaaaataagtaaataaaaagtaagCTGAGGCCAGGAGTGCCGGTgcctgtctgtaatctcagcattccggAAGCCAAAGCAGGAGGATCGGCGTAGGTCCCAGGTCAACCCGGGGCTGGGTTTCATcataagagcctgtctcaaaaacaaacagaaaagggcGGCCAAGTAGATGACTCCGTGGTTGAAGGCGTTTACTGTGCAGGCCTGGTAACCTGATTTTGAGTCGTGgaacccatggtggaaggagagaacagaatcccaaaaGTCAGTCCTCTAACTTCacatgtgtccacacacacacacacacacacacacacacacacagcccccccAATAACAAGGAACAAGTAAACTCTCTCATGTTCCCTTTCTCTGTGAATTACCTATTAATATCTGTGGATCTTTTTAAATGTAAGATTACTAATCTCTTGCTGACTTTTAGGAAGCAACTAGATCCAGGAAGCTCCTTTGAATCCTACAGATGATATAAGCTTTAGGAAGCAAGATAAATCACGGAAAGTAAATGGACAGCTGGGATTCGTTAAAGACATTGGAGGGAGGCATAGTGCTACCAGGCAGGGAAGGGAGGCACTCAGGCATTGAAGCCAGAACCAAGTTCAAGGTCTGCTTATGGGACTTGACACTATTTAAAAACAGCCCGCAGAAACACTCAGGGTGCTGAATCATGCTGGTGCTCTTGACTGCAGTGGGCCAGAAGCACGGCAGCTCTGGGGGATGGAGCCTTCAGAGCCCACCATGCTGCAGTTAAAGGGACTGGTGGACTGTGCCCAGGGGCCGTGTCCTGCTGAGTTCTGGAATAGCCAGCTGCAGATTTCAGGCAGATGTTGTCCCAGGCTGACTGTTCTTCACCCTCTGGAGACAGGAAATGGCGGCAAGTGGGCAGTGCAGCAAGTggactgactgctcctccagaagtcctgagttcaagtcccagcaaccacatggtggctcacaatcacctataatgtgatccaatgccctcttctggtgtgtttgaagagagcaACGGgttacccatatacataaaataaatcttacagaaaggaaaaaagtgtatgtgtgtgctgtgtatgtgtgtacatgtcgtgtgtgtatatgtcatgtgtgtgtctgggatGTGGTacgtgcatgtatatatgtttggtttgtagatgtgtgtgtatatgcctaggtgtgtgtgtgataagtgtgtggatatgtgagtgagtgtgtttctgtatgagtgtatgtgatatgtgagagtgtctgtgtgtatgagtgtgtatatgtgtggtgtgtggctgtgtgtgtatatatgtatgactgtgtctatgtatatgatggtgtggcttgtgtgtgtgtgtgtgtgtgtgtgtgtgtgtgtgttagaggagGGAGATGTAGAAGCCTTCACATAAATGAGAAAGCTGCCTCAGACCTGGGATCCCAGGCAGCCCCATGTCACACTATGCAATGTGTGTGGTCCTTTGCCATGCAAACCCTAATTATACTATTAATTGCGGTATGATGTCTTAAAGAAGTATAAAAAAGATGGATTCTAGTTAAGATGCCTAGAATCTAAAGTTCAACTCATGGTATAGATCCCTTACCTAGAATGGAGGAAACTTGTTAgttaaacaaaaatcaaattttCAAACTCTAAAAATAGTTGTAGGTCACGTCATGAATGGGGAAATAGGCTGTATGGGGCctcaagtccttttttttttttattttattttttcagatgttcttcatctcaaaacaacaacaacaacaacaacaagccatTTAGTCTGGGACGGGAGCTGCTGCTGCAGTAATTAAAGAATTTATACTGGTCTTACTGAGGATCTGAGTTAGGTTCCCAATACCACATACAGTGACTTAGAACTGCTGTGACTCCATCTCCAGTGGCtccaaaaccctcttctggtctccacaggcactgcatgccaCGTGTGCAcgcccacacacagacaggcatcaTTTAAAACAATAAGGGGGCGTGGTGGCAATCTTCAATCTCAGTAAtcgagaggtagaggcaggtgagtttgagcccagcctagtctacagctTAAGGTCCAGGCCAGttcaggctacatagtgagactcttaataaacaaaacctttaaaagaaggagaagacagcagcatttaaaaaaaaaaaaagccaggcgtggtggcacatgcctttaatcccagcacttgggaggcagaggcaggcggatttctgagttcgaggccagcctggtctccagagtgagttccaggacagccagggctatacagagaaaccctgtctcgaaaaaaacttaaaaaaaaaaaaaaaaaaaaaaaaaaaaaagagcactggctgctcttccagaggacacgggATCAATTCTAAGTTATTGCATGGCAAttcaaccatctataactccacttCTAGGGCATCtgattctcttctggcctctgcaggtgtgAGGGAGACAGACACACGGTGCAAAGACCAAGGATGCAGGTCAAGTCCACGCACATAAGATAATAGAGTAAGTGTCGTCTGGCCTGCTGATCTTTTGGAAGGAAAGAGTGGCTTTACCTGGAGAGCATGGCTCTGGGCACTAGAGCTCAGTAAGGCAGAGAGGACATTCTGCCGAGTGACAGGCCACCCACTAAACGAATCCTGCCGGTTCTGACAAATCAGGAGCTTAGCATCAAGCATCAGCCACTCTGCCCCAATCTCCACCCTAATGCTCTCAGTTTGCCTTAACAAACCAACAAGGCCGCTTTTGGCAAcaacagtttgttgttgttgttttgtttgtgtgtttgttttgttacaCTCAGAGATATCTTATagatcattttttttaactttaaagatccattcattcatcatatgtgagtgcactgtagctgtcttcagacacaccagaaaagggcgtcagatctcattatggatggttgtgagccaccatgtggttgctgggaattgaactcaggacctttggaagaacagtcagtgctcttaactgctgagccatctctccagccctatagatCATTTTTTAACTCTAtttaagaaaacttaaaaaaaaacaaaaaacaaacaaacaaacaaacaaaacactgttgCGTGAGTTGCCAGCATGTAAGAATCTGTTGTAAAGAGTGTATTTCAGAAGGCTTTTGTAGGAGCAGGACACTGcggttgtttgtgtgtgtgtgtgtgtgtgtgtgtgtgtgtgtgtgtgtgagagagagagagagagagagagagagagagagagagagagagagagagagagagagaatgaatcaggAATGCAATGCACTGTTTTGGCTGTGTTTCCTACACCCCAGGTCTTCCTGTTGGTTTTTGCCTGGTCAACCTGCTAGCTCTTGCAATGTTACTGTGTGTAGCAGAAGCCGATTCGGGTTTACCCAGCCTGGGGAATAAACTCAGGGTTTGTTGGGCAATCTGTCAGCCCTGTTGACAGAACACAAGCTGAATAGACAGTCTGTGCCCCTGGGAGTGACATCATTGTGGCAAAATGGCAAATGCTCTGTGTCATTGTGTACCCAGGGAGGTGGTTCCCCAGAAAGCGACTCTGCTGACTTGGTAGATAATAAAATTACCAGGAAAGTGACATGGGGTGACCGTGTTTCAGTGGTTAGCTGTTAGCTCACAGAATGGACTGGCTTGCTCCTGACCCATTCTCTTTTTGTTGGGGTTTGGGGGAGAGAGGTTGAAGGTTTGAAGGTGCTTCTCATATCCTGGTGAATAACAAGCCTGCTGGGTTCCTTTTGGTCTGTAGATGGGGGTGGAGGAGGACACTCTCTTTAAGCTGGATTGATCCACTTAACAATAGTGTGgccaaagggaaagaagaatctAGCATGCCCCCCCCCTTGCACTTTGGAGGCAAAAGGTGTTTTTAATTTGAAGCAATTTAGTTTTTATGGAACTTTGAACTTGGAGAATGGCTCCCCTGGCTTCTGGATGCAGGAGTTCTCAATGGCGGTCCCGCAGCTGCCAGCCGCCGCCAGGTAAAATGCTAAGATGAGAAACTAAACTGTGCGGTTTTTCCTTAAATTTATTCCGTTTCTCAAACATGTATGAGACAGATGTAAGTAGTGGAGGTAGTAGATAGTACCTTTGCTCCCAGGGCCTTATATTTGGATACTCTGTATCAAGGATTGCTTGAAACTGATCTGCAGAACCTGAGCAATTGCACG harbors:
- the Tnk2 gene encoding activated CDC42 kinase 1 isoform X1, coding for MPAARGFPGLELSFPLLARLRRRLYTRLGSSSMQPEEGTGWLLELLSEVQLQQYFLRLRDDLNITRLSHFEYVKNEDLEKIGMGRPGQRRLWEAVKRRKAMCKRKSWMSKVFSGKRLEAEFPSQHSQSTFRKPSPTPGSLPGEGTLQSLTCLIGEKDLRLLEKLGDGSFGVVRRGEWDAPAGKTVSVAVKCLKPDVLSQPEAMDDFIREVNAMHSLDHRNLIRLYGVVLTLPMKMVTELAPLGSLLDRLRKHQGHFLLGTLSRYAVQVAEGMAYLESKRFIHRDLAARNLLLATRDLVKIGDFGLMRALPQNDDHYVMQEHRKVPFAWCAPESLKTRTFSHASDTWMFGVTLWEMFTYGQEPWIGLNGSQILHKIDKEGERLPRPEDCPQDIYNVMVQCWAHKPEDRPTFVALRDFLLEAQPTDMRALQDFEEPDKLHIQMNDVITVIEGRAENYWWRGQNTRTLCVGPFPRNVVTSVAGLSAQDISQPLQNSFIHTGHGDSDPRHCWGFPDRIDELYLGNPMDPPDLLSVELSTSRPTQHLGRVKREPPPRPPQPAIFTQKPTYDPVSEDPDPLSSDFKRLGLRKPALPRGLWLAKPSARVPGTKADRSSGGEVTLIDFGEEPVVPTPRPCAPSLAQLAMDACSLLDKTPPQSPTRALPRPLHPTPVVDWDARPLPPPPAYDDVAQDEDDFEVCSINSTLVGAGLPAGPSQGETNYAFVPEQAQMPPALEDNLFLPPQGGGKPPSSVQTAEIFQALQQECMRQLQVPTGQLTPSPTPGGDDKPQVPPRVPIPPRPTRPRVELSPAPSGEEETSRWPGPASPPRVPPREPLSPQGSRTPSPLVPPGSSPLPHRLSSSPGKTMPTTQSFASDPKYATPQVIQAPGPRAGPCILPIVRDGRKVSSTHYYLLPERPPYLERYQRFLREAQSPEEPAALPVPPLLPPPSTPAPAAPTATVRPMPQAAPDPKANFSTNNSNPGARPPSLRATARLPQRGCPGDGQEAARPADKVQMLQAMVHGVTTEECQAALQSHSWSVQRAAQYLKVEQLFGLGLRPRVECHKVLEMFDWNLEQAGCHLLGSCGPAHHKR
- the Tnk2 gene encoding activated CDC42 kinase 1 isoform X13, producing MPAARGFPGLELSFPLLARLRRRLYTRLGSSSMQPEEGTGWLLELLSEVQLQQYFLRLRDDLNITRLSHFEYVKNEDLEKIGMGRPGQRRLWEAVKRRKAMCKRKSWMSKVFSGKRLEAEFPSQHSQSTFRKPSPTPGSLPGEGTLQSLTCLIGEKDLRLLEKLGDGSFGVVRRGEWDAPAGKTVSVAVKCLKPDVLSQPEAMDDFIREVNAMHSLDHRNLIRLYGVVLTLPMKMVTELAPLGSLLDRLRKHQGHFLLGTLSRYAVQVAEGMAYLESKRFIHRDLAARNLLLATRDLVKIGDFGLMRALPQNDDHYVMQEHRKVPFAWCAPESLKTRTFSHASDTWMFGVTLWEMFTYGQEPWIGLNGSQILHKIDKEGERLPRPEDCPQDIYNVMVQCWAHKPEDRPTFVALRDFLLEAQPTDMRALQDFEEPDKLHIQMNDVITVIEGRAENYWWRGQNTRTLCVGPFPRNVVTSVAGLSAQDISQPLQNSFIHTGHGDSDPRHCWGFPDRIDELYLGNPMDPPDLLSVELSTSRPTQHLGRVKKPTYDPVSEDPDPLSSDFKRLGLRKPALPRGLWLAKPSARVPGTKADRSSGGEVTLIDFGEEPVVPTPRPCAPSLAQLAMDACSLLDKTPPQSPTRALPRPLHPTPVVDWDARPLPPPPAYDDVAQDEDDFEVCSINSTLVGAGLPAGPSQGETNYAFVPEQAQMPPALEDNLFLPPQGGGKPPSSVQTAEIFQALQQECMRQLQVPTGQLTPSPTPGGDDKPQVPPRVPIPPRPTRPRVELSPAPSGEEETSRWPGPASPPRVPPREPLSPQGSRTPSPLVPPGSSPLPHRLSSSPGKTMPTTQSFASDPKYATPQVIQAPGPRAGPCILPIVRDGRKVSSTHYYLLPERPPYLERYQRFLREAQSPEEPAALPVPPLLPPPSTPAPAAPTATVRPMPQAAPDPKANFSTNNSNPGARPPSLRATARLPQRGCPGDGQEAARPADKVQMVEQLFGLGLRPRVECHKVLEMFDWNLEQAGCHLLGSCGPAHHK
- the Tnk2 gene encoding activated CDC42 kinase 1 isoform X16 produces the protein MGQLLDCLLLRAENYWWRGQNTRTLCVGPFPRNVVTSVAGLSAQDISQPLQNSFIHTGHGDSDPRHCWGFPDRIDELYLGNPMDPPDLLSVELSTSRPTQHLGRVKREPPPRPPQPAIFTQKPTYDPVSEDPDPLSSDFKRLGLRKPALPRGLWLAKPSARVPGTKADRSSGGEVTLIDFGEEPVVPTPRPCAPSLAQLAMDACSLLDKTPPQSPTRALPRPLHPTPVVDWDARPLPPPPAYDDVAQDEDDFEVCSINSTLVGAGLPAGPSQGETNYAFVPEQAQMPPALEDNLFLPPQGGGKPPSSVQTAEIFQALQQECMRQLQVPTGQLTPSPTPGGDDKPQVPPRVPIPPRPTRPRVELSPAPSGEEETSRWPGPASPPRVPPREPLSPQGSRTPSPLVPPGSSPLPHRLSSSPGKTMPTTQSFASDPKYATPQVIQAPGPRAGPCILPIVRDGRKVSSTHYYLLPERPPYLERYQRFLREAQSPEEPAALPVPPLLPPPSTPAPAAPTATVRPMPQAAPDPKANFSTNNSNPGARPPSLRATARLPQRGCPGDGQEAARPADKVQMLQAMVHGVTTEECQAALQSHSWSVQRAAQYLKVEQLFGLGLRPRVECHKVLEMFDWNLEQAGCHLLGSCGPAHHKR